A part of Amycolatopsis lurida genomic DNA contains:
- a CDS encoding ABC transporter ATP-binding protein translates to MVQAKALVKRFGDFEAVRGIDVEVRPGEAFGFLGPNGAGKSSTMRMIASVSPRTDGDLRVLGMDPDVEGPKIRARLGVVPQQDNLDTELTVRQNLQIYGRYFGLSRSHVRSKAEELMEFAQLTDRANAEVDSLSGGMKRRLTIARSLVNDPELLLLDEPTTGLDPQARHLLWDRLFRLKAGGTTLIITTHYMDEAEQLCDRLVVMDNGRIAAEGSPADLISRYSTREVVELRFPNGEQESAAKRLEGLAERVEVLPDRVLLYTMTGEATLEQAHARGLRPLSSLVRRSSLEDVFLRLTGRTLVD, encoded by the coding sequence ATGGTGCAGGCGAAGGCGTTGGTCAAGCGGTTCGGCGATTTCGAGGCCGTACGCGGGATCGACGTCGAGGTCCGCCCGGGGGAGGCGTTCGGCTTCCTCGGGCCCAACGGCGCGGGCAAGTCCTCCACCATGCGCATGATCGCGAGCGTCTCCCCGCGCACCGACGGCGACCTGCGGGTCCTCGGGATGGATCCGGACGTCGAGGGGCCGAAGATCCGCGCCCGGCTCGGGGTGGTGCCGCAGCAGGACAACCTGGACACCGAGCTCACCGTCCGGCAGAACCTGCAGATCTACGGCCGCTACTTCGGGCTTTCCCGGTCGCACGTGCGGAGCAAGGCCGAAGAGCTGATGGAGTTCGCCCAGCTCACCGACCGGGCGAACGCGGAGGTCGATTCGCTCTCCGGCGGGATGAAGCGTCGGCTGACCATCGCGCGGTCGCTGGTCAACGACCCGGAGCTGCTCCTGCTCGACGAGCCGACGACGGGGCTCGATCCGCAGGCCCGCCACCTGTTGTGGGACAGGCTGTTCCGGCTCAAGGCCGGCGGGACCACGCTCATCATCACGACGCACTACATGGACGAGGCGGAGCAGCTCTGCGACAGGCTGGTCGTGATGGACAATGGCCGGATCGCCGCGGAAGGCTCGCCCGCGGACCTCATCAGCCGGTACTCCACCCGCGAGGTCGTGGAGCTGCGCTTCCCGAACGGCGAGCAGGAGTCGGCCGCGAAGCGGCTCGAAGGCCTCGCCGAACGCGTCGAGGTGCTGCCGGACCGTGTCCTGCTCTACACGATGACCGGTGAGGCCACCCTCGAACAGGCGCACGCGCGCGGGCTGCGTCCCCTGTCGAGCCTGGTCCGCCGCAGTTCCCTGGAGGACGTCTTCCTCCGCCTCACCGGCCGGACGCTGGTGGACTGA
- a CDS encoding ABC transporter permease, translating to MAVLTEAPRRGVLLRILPSALYSGRSTAVLERTFLTYSHAWMLFVSGVFEPLFYLMAFQLGFGKLVGEVVGPGGQAMSYVAFVAPGLLAASAMNGAILDSTYNLFFKLKYAKLYDAMLATPIGPLDIALGEVGWSVLRGGIYSATFLGVMTVMGLPESWWALLMIPAALLIAMAFSAIGIVLVTFLRSVSQFDYINLVLMPLFLFSTTFYPLSVYPAGIQWIVQVFPLYHGIELMRGLSAGVLSWGMAGNVAYLVALAAVGIYASSKRFGKLLLR from the coding sequence ATGGCGGTCCTCACCGAAGCGCCGCGGCGCGGGGTGCTGCTGCGCATCCTGCCGTCCGCGCTGTACAGCGGCCGGTCGACGGCGGTGCTGGAGCGCACCTTCCTGACGTACTCGCACGCCTGGATGCTGTTCGTGTCCGGCGTCTTCGAGCCGCTGTTCTACCTGATGGCCTTCCAGCTCGGCTTCGGCAAGCTCGTCGGTGAGGTCGTCGGGCCCGGCGGTCAGGCGATGAGCTACGTCGCCTTCGTCGCGCCCGGCCTGCTCGCGGCGTCGGCGATGAACGGCGCGATCCTCGACTCGACGTACAACCTGTTCTTCAAGCTGAAGTACGCCAAGCTGTACGACGCCATGCTCGCCACCCCGATCGGGCCGCTGGACATCGCGCTCGGCGAGGTCGGCTGGTCGGTGCTGCGCGGCGGGATCTACTCGGCGACCTTCCTCGGCGTGATGACCGTGATGGGGTTGCCCGAGTCGTGGTGGGCCCTGCTGATGATCCCGGCGGCGCTGCTGATCGCGATGGCGTTCTCGGCCATCGGCATCGTGCTGGTGACCTTCCTGCGGTCGGTGTCGCAGTTCGACTACATCAACCTCGTGCTGATGCCGCTGTTCCTGTTCTCCACGACGTTCTACCCGCTGTCGGTGTACCCGGCGGGGATCCAGTGGATCGTGCAGGTCTTCCCGCTGTACCACGGCATCGAGCTGATGCGCGGCCTCTCGGCGGGCGTCCTGTCGTGGGGCATGGCCGGCAACGTGGCGTACCTGGTAGCGCTGGCGGCGGTCGGGATCTACGCGTCCTCGAAGCGGTTCGGCAAGCTCCTGCTGCGCTGA
- a CDS encoding S8 family peptidase: protein MSLLGRSLRAAVCAFVVLCGSVAAVTTAEAEPSCHPQGRALRYVVAFDKGTSEAEAREAVTRGCGSTTIYYPQIAVAVATSADRDFAELVRPAAAFSAQAERLAVQRANGTSPSKSAPARAELEPTDPAKVPSADRTGEQWDMRAIGADKARVIEPGDRDVVVGVLDSGVDPAHPELTSALDPAKSAGCLTGVPDRNWAATTSVHGTHVAGIIAAADDGKGVTGVAPGVRIASVKVIDDRGYADPEAAVCGLMWAASQGMAVTNSSYFVDPWSLSCAHNDDRGVVNEVMARAVEYATSAGTLSIAAATNEAAELVPSPRSGARSGPDGCQALPAGLRDVVAVSSVSEERVKAGYSSYGLGVIDVAAPGGEAGQCVLSTVPGGYAPLCGTSMAAPHVAGVAALLASKHPGYSARQLRRTLDAQATPIACPADYDLTGDGAQDAYCTGYAGFNGFYGHGMVDALAAVAPRRTGANPAR from the coding sequence GTGTCCCTGCTGGGGCGGTCCCTGCGAGCGGCCGTGTGCGCCTTCGTGGTGCTCTGCGGCTCTGTCGCCGCTGTCACGACGGCCGAGGCGGAACCCTCGTGTCATCCCCAGGGACGGGCGCTGCGTTACGTCGTCGCCTTCGACAAGGGCACTTCCGAGGCCGAAGCCAGGGAGGCCGTCACCCGCGGCTGCGGCAGCACGACGATCTACTACCCGCAGATCGCGGTGGCCGTGGCGACCTCGGCCGACCGGGACTTCGCCGAACTCGTCCGGCCCGCCGCCGCGTTCAGCGCGCAGGCGGAACGGCTGGCGGTGCAGCGGGCCAACGGCACGTCACCGTCCAAGTCCGCGCCCGCGCGCGCCGAACTCGAACCGACGGATCCGGCGAAGGTGCCCTCGGCCGACCGCACCGGCGAGCAGTGGGACATGCGCGCGATCGGCGCCGACAAGGCCCGCGTGATCGAGCCGGGTGACCGGGACGTCGTCGTCGGCGTCCTCGACTCCGGCGTCGACCCCGCCCATCCCGAACTGACGAGCGCCCTGGACCCCGCCAAGTCCGCGGGCTGCCTGACCGGTGTGCCCGATCGCAACTGGGCCGCGACGACGTCGGTGCACGGCACCCACGTCGCCGGGATCATCGCCGCGGCCGACGACGGCAAAGGTGTCACCGGGGTGGCACCCGGCGTCCGGATCGCCTCGGTGAAGGTGATCGACGACCGCGGGTACGCCGACCCCGAAGCCGCCGTCTGCGGGCTGATGTGGGCCGCCTCCCAAGGCATGGCCGTGACCAATAGCAGCTACTTCGTCGATCCGTGGTCGCTCTCGTGCGCCCACAACGACGACCGGGGCGTGGTGAACGAGGTCATGGCCCGCGCCGTCGAGTACGCGACCTCCGCGGGGACCCTCAGTATCGCGGCGGCGACCAACGAGGCCGCCGAGCTGGTGCCGTCACCTCGCTCGGGTGCCCGGTCCGGGCCCGACGGCTGCCAGGCGCTGCCCGCGGGGCTGCGTGACGTGGTCGCGGTGTCGTCCGTGAGCGAGGAGCGGGTCAAGGCCGGGTACAGCTCGTACGGGCTGGGCGTGATCGACGTGGCCGCTCCCGGCGGCGAGGCCGGGCAATGCGTGCTCTCGACCGTTCCCGGCGGGTACGCGCCGCTGTGCGGGACGTCGATGGCGGCGCCGCATGTCGCCGGTGTCGCGGCGTTGCTCGCTTCGAAGCACCCCGGTTACAGCGCTCGTCAGCTGAGGCGGACGCTGGACGCCCAAGCCACCCCGATCGCGTGTCCTGCCGACTACGACCTGACCGGTGACGGCGCGCAGGACGCGTATTGCACCGGATACGCCGGGTTCAACGGCTTCTACGGGCACGGGATGGTCGACGCGCTGGCCGCGGTGGCGCCCCGGCGGACCGGAGCGAACCCGGCCCGCTGA
- a CDS encoding M14 family zinc carboxypeptidase has translation MSLKPRIALLSVFVSAGLLVAPTAQATETRATTVDPRPSTAKLAFELHKLAALSHGKIRVDRIGRSNEGRPVWAARVGHGKTRIQYVTQQHGDEPLGTPAALEFLRKVGVGHSPWAQKLLAKVTVDIVVRANPDGHERDWRYNYDPDATPEYGEKGKGYDINRYHDPAVAPKDNPATEAGLIQRRNASFKPDIMVDYHMQGRYQDAKGKEITASTMWPTHPGVKPSDVDFAKQIAVVVQRSIDGNGGYVSQYPGGDYQGIARNGYGLLGNGSVLIELSLIPEREQQQIQDALASMLAIAQSAADGSVRKVDPADAEAIPPRGPALPGTVEEAHEAA, from the coding sequence ATGAGTCTCAAGCCCAGAATCGCCTTGTTGTCCGTTTTTGTCAGCGCCGGGCTCTTGGTGGCGCCCACCGCCCAAGCGACCGAGACCCGTGCGACCACTGTGGACCCGCGGCCGTCCACCGCCAAGCTGGCCTTCGAGCTGCACAAGCTGGCGGCGCTCAGCCACGGCAAGATCCGGGTGGACAGGATCGGCCGCAGCAACGAGGGCCGACCGGTGTGGGCGGCCAGGGTCGGCCACGGCAAGACGCGGATCCAGTACGTCACCCAGCAGCACGGCGACGAGCCGCTCGGCACCCCCGCCGCGCTCGAATTCCTGCGCAAGGTCGGCGTCGGGCACAGCCCGTGGGCACAGAAGCTGCTGGCGAAGGTGACCGTGGACATCGTCGTGCGCGCCAACCCCGACGGGCACGAGCGCGACTGGCGCTACAACTACGACCCGGACGCCACTCCCGAATACGGTGAGAAGGGCAAGGGGTACGACATCAACCGCTACCACGACCCGGCCGTGGCGCCGAAGGACAACCCGGCCACCGAAGCAGGCCTGATCCAGCGGCGGAACGCGTCGTTCAAGCCGGACATCATGGTCGACTACCACATGCAGGGCCGCTACCAGGACGCGAAGGGCAAGGAGATCACGGCTTCCACGATGTGGCCGACACATCCGGGCGTGAAACCGTCCGATGTGGACTTCGCGAAGCAGATCGCGGTCGTGGTGCAGCGGTCGATCGACGGCAACGGAGGCTATGTCTCGCAGTACCCCGGCGGTGACTACCAGGGCATCGCGCGCAACGGGTACGGGCTGCTCGGCAACGGCAGCGTGCTGATCGAGCTGAGCCTCATCCCGGAGCGGGAGCAGCAGCAGATCCAGGACGCGCTGGCCTCGATGCTCGCGATCGCGCAGTCCGCGGCCGACGGTTCGGTGCGGAAGGTGGACCCGGCCGACGCCGAAGCGATCCCGCCGCGGGGTCCGGCGCTGCCGGGGACGGTCGAAGAGGCGCACGAAGCCGCCTGA
- a CDS encoding translation initiation factor IF-2 N-terminal domain-containing protein — MSNADTPAVTGGNTATPAAGQLGELPPRIRVHALAKLLGSNSRELMAKLGELGETVRSAQSSVTREVAHKLAEALAGGDEPETTPVAETPAPEPEAKAEVKPEAEPGPAPQVEASSRRVPPALAAPVTPEPPERTTRPSKVAAHLPVFAAPSPVFLPPEPVVAKPARKPEPAFTPTEETASDEDETQTEQAEGHGTDEDGDDANGRRRRRRGRRGRGRGKGGDENSAESDNENEDEQPEAPRNRQQRAKDKAAETEEAGAETAEEASAEADSDNDGDSDGGSKRRRRRRRRKGGDDDNAETTSDDPPNTVVHVRQAKAAETERPARDEVRSVRGSTRLEAKRQRRRDGREAGRRRAPILSEAEFLARRESVERTMVVAEKGDSTQIGVLEDGVLCEHFVTSSGTGSIVGNVYLGRVQNVLPSMEAAFIDIGRGRNAVLYAGEVDWDAAGLEGKARKIEQALSTGDSVLVQVTKDPVGHKGARLTTQISLPGRFLVYVPAGGATGISRKLPENERRRLKDILKRIVPEDAGVIIRTASEGISEEELDRDVRRLKAQWDVIKEKAEAGNGGKKNSAPVMLYEEPDLLVKVVRDLFTEDFAKLEIQGDKAWDTIYNYVQHVAPDLADRVKRYTGTGSAFADHRIDEQITKALDRKVWLPSGGYLVIDRTEAMTVIDVNTGKFTGSGGNLEETVTRNNLESAEEIVRQLRLRDIGGIIVIDFIDMVLESNRELVLRRLTECLGRDRTRHQVAEVTSLGLVQMTRKKIGTGLLEAFSTPCEHCKGRGVVVSTEPQRTGGGGNGHNHGGGGSGGGGGKEQGSRRSRGRGKGEDQGQNEPAAPKTEAPPAPAQRESVVSAVQAVAMATKAAKGEHSQEATENVEGAALNGHTPQAAEQPAEPVSEPVAEATVEQAAAEPVPEVVASAPATELAGEPVTTSDDEAPAVREEEIAVVAESGPEPEAPEVPVTSETVVTEEVSEPEVDVPAPAVRSTTRRRPRRTASRPAGPPVKASEKS, encoded by the coding sequence ATGTCGAACGCGGACACACCCGCCGTCACCGGCGGGAATACCGCCACACCCGCCGCAGGCCAGCTGGGCGAACTGCCTCCCCGGATCCGGGTGCACGCGCTGGCGAAGCTGCTGGGATCCAACAGCCGTGAACTGATGGCCAAGCTCGGTGAGCTCGGCGAAACCGTCCGGAGCGCGCAGTCCAGCGTCACCCGTGAGGTGGCGCACAAGCTCGCCGAAGCCCTCGCCGGCGGGGACGAGCCCGAAACGACTCCCGTCGCCGAGACCCCGGCTCCCGAGCCCGAGGCCAAGGCCGAGGTGAAGCCCGAGGCCGAGCCGGGGCCCGCTCCGCAGGTGGAGGCGTCTTCGCGGCGTGTTCCGCCCGCGCTCGCCGCCCCGGTGACGCCGGAGCCGCCGGAGCGGACGACGAGGCCGTCGAAGGTCGCCGCGCACCTGCCGGTGTTCGCCGCGCCGTCGCCGGTGTTCCTGCCGCCGGAGCCCGTCGTGGCGAAGCCGGCCCGCAAGCCGGAGCCTGCCTTCACCCCGACCGAGGAAACCGCCTCCGACGAGGACGAGACGCAGACCGAGCAGGCCGAAGGGCACGGCACCGACGAGGACGGTGACGACGCCAACGGCCGTCGCCGCCGTCGTCGTGGACGTCGTGGCCGCGGCAGGGGCAAGGGCGGCGACGAGAACTCGGCCGAGTCCGACAACGAGAACGAAGACGAGCAGCCCGAAGCCCCGCGTAACCGTCAGCAGCGCGCGAAGGACAAGGCCGCCGAGACCGAAGAGGCCGGGGCCGAGACCGCCGAAGAGGCGTCCGCCGAGGCCGATTCGGACAACGACGGCGATTCGGACGGTGGCAGCAAGCGCCGCCGTCGCCGCCGCCGTCGCAAGGGCGGAGACGACGACAACGCCGAGACCACCAGCGACGACCCGCCCAACACGGTCGTCCACGTGCGCCAGGCCAAGGCCGCCGAGACCGAGCGTCCCGCGAGGGACGAGGTCCGCAGTGTGCGCGGCTCGACCCGGCTCGAGGCCAAGCGCCAGCGCCGCCGGGACGGCCGCGAGGCGGGCCGTCGTCGTGCGCCGATCCTGTCCGAGGCCGAGTTCCTCGCCCGCCGCGAGTCGGTCGAGCGCACCATGGTCGTCGCCGAGAAGGGCGACTCCACGCAGATCGGCGTGCTCGAGGACGGCGTCCTGTGCGAGCACTTCGTGACCTCGTCGGGCACCGGTTCGATCGTCGGCAACGTGTACCTCGGCCGCGTGCAGAACGTCCTGCCGTCGATGGAGGCCGCCTTCATCGACATCGGCCGCGGCCGCAACGCCGTGCTGTACGCCGGCGAGGTCGATTGGGACGCCGCCGGTCTCGAGGGCAAGGCCCGCAAGATCGAGCAGGCGCTCTCCACCGGCGACTCCGTGCTGGTCCAGGTCACCAAGGACCCGGTCGGGCACAAGGGCGCCCGGCTGACCACGCAGATCTCGCTGCCGGGCCGCTTCCTGGTCTACGTGCCCGCGGGCGGCGCCACCGGCATCTCCCGGAAGCTCCCGGAGAACGAGCGCCGCCGCCTGAAGGACATCCTCAAGCGCATCGTCCCCGAGGACGCAGGTGTGATCATCCGCACCGCGTCCGAAGGCATCAGCGAGGAGGAACTGGACCGCGACGTCCGCCGCCTCAAGGCGCAGTGGGACGTCATCAAGGAGAAGGCCGAAGCAGGCAACGGCGGCAAGAAGAACAGCGCCCCGGTCATGCTCTACGAAGAGCCGGACCTGCTGGTCAAGGTCGTGCGTGACCTGTTCACCGAGGACTTCGCCAAGCTGGAGATCCAGGGCGACAAGGCCTGGGACACCATCTACAACTACGTGCAGCACGTGGCGCCGGACCTGGCGGATCGCGTCAAGCGGTACACGGGCACCGGTTCGGCCTTCGCCGACCACCGGATCGACGAGCAGATCACCAAGGCGCTGGACCGCAAGGTCTGGCTGCCCTCGGGTGGCTACCTCGTCATCGACCGCACCGAAGCGATGACGGTCATCGACGTCAACACCGGCAAGTTCACCGGATCGGGTGGCAACCTCGAAGAGACGGTGACCAGGAACAACCTGGAGTCGGCGGAGGAGATCGTCCGCCAGCTCCGGCTCCGGGACATCGGCGGCATCATCGTCATCGACTTCATCGACATGGTGCTCGAATCGAACCGTGAGCTCGTGCTGCGCCGGTTGACCGAATGCCTCGGCCGCGACCGCACGCGTCACCAGGTCGCCGAGGTCACTTCGCTCGGCCTGGTGCAGATGACCCGCAAGAAGATCGGCACCGGGCTGCTCGAGGCGTTCTCGACGCCGTGTGAGCACTGCAAGGGCCGCGGCGTGGTCGTCTCGACCGAGCCGCAGCGCACCGGTGGCGGCGGCAACGGGCACAACCACGGCGGCGGCGGCAGCGGCGGCGGTGGCGGCAAGGAGCAGGGCTCCCGCCGGTCTCGCGGCCGCGGCAAGGGCGAGGACCAGGGTCAGAACGAGCCGGCCGCGCCCAAGACCGAGGCGCCCCCGGCGCCCGCTCAGCGCGAGTCGGTGGTTTCGGCGGTCCAGGCCGTGGCGATGGCCACCAAGGCGGCCAAGGGCGAGCACTCGCAGGAGGCCACCGAGAATGTCGAGGGCGCGGCGCTCAACGGTCACACCCCGCAGGCGGCCGAGCAGCCCGCTGAGCCGGTCTCGGAGCCTGTTGCCGAAGCGACCGTCGAACAGGCGGCCGCTGAGCCGGTTCCGGAGGTGGTCGCCTCGGCACCCGCGACCGAACTCGCCGGTGAGCCGGTGACGACTTCGGACGACGAGGCTCCGGCGGTGCGCGAGGAAGAGATCGCCGTGGTCGCGGAATCGGGCCCCGAGCCCGAAGCACCCGAGGTTCCGGTGACTTCTGAGACTGTTGTGACGGAAGAGGTTTCCGAACCCGAGGTGGACGTCCCGGCCCCGGCCGTGCGGTCCACCACCCGCCGTCGTCCGCGGCGGACGGCCTCGCGGCCGGCCGGTCCGCCGGTCAAGGCGTCGGAAAAGAGCTAG
- a CDS encoding ABC transporter permease, with protein sequence MTTAQTKASTGRVVSRWAGAWLRVEGHWMWYRRYWVSTLYSTGLQPVLFLAAMGLGFGSQVQAGAATGGFSYLEYVAPALLVAGAAQLAVGESSYPVLSGFKWQQDYIAVTATPITPGQVLGSQIMWVSLRLTLAGVIYAVIAALFGSWTSFGVLAVILIGTLTGIACGTPVMALAATTYDEGTRFGLVFRFVLIPMTLFSGTFFPITELPAPLMWIAWISPLWHGNEAARAVSLGTVGPLATLGHLAFLVVLAGVGWALAHKYFYRRLVV encoded by the coding sequence ATGACCACTGCGCAGACGAAGGCGTCGACGGGCCGCGTGGTCTCGCGCTGGGCGGGAGCCTGGCTGCGGGTCGAGGGCCATTGGATGTGGTACCGCCGGTACTGGGTGTCCACTTTGTACTCGACGGGCCTGCAGCCGGTGCTCTTCCTGGCCGCGATGGGGCTCGGGTTCGGTTCACAGGTCCAGGCCGGTGCGGCGACGGGCGGGTTCTCGTACCTGGAGTACGTCGCCCCCGCGCTGCTCGTGGCGGGCGCCGCGCAGCTGGCCGTGGGGGAGTCGAGTTACCCGGTGCTTTCGGGGTTCAAGTGGCAGCAGGACTACATCGCCGTCACCGCCACCCCGATCACGCCGGGGCAGGTGCTCGGCAGCCAGATCATGTGGGTGAGCCTGCGGCTGACCCTGGCGGGCGTGATCTACGCCGTCATCGCGGCGCTCTTCGGATCCTGGACGAGCTTCGGCGTGCTGGCCGTCATCCTGATCGGGACGCTCACCGGGATCGCGTGCGGCACCCCGGTGATGGCGCTCGCCGCGACCACCTACGACGAGGGCACCCGGTTCGGCCTGGTGTTCCGGTTCGTCCTGATCCCGATGACGTTGTTCTCCGGCACGTTCTTCCCGATCACCGAGCTGCCCGCCCCGCTGATGTGGATCGCCTGGATCTCCCCGCTGTGGCACGGCAACGAGGCGGCCAGGGCGGTCAGCCTCGGCACCGTCGGCCCGCTCGCCACGCTGGGCCATCTCGCCTTCCTGGTCGTGCTGGCCGGGGTGGGCTGGGCGCTGGCGCACAAGTACTTCTACCGACGGCTGGTGGTCTGA